One segment of Primulina tabacum isolate GXHZ01 chromosome 6, ASM2559414v2, whole genome shotgun sequence DNA contains the following:
- the LOC142549586 gene encoding U-box domain-containing protein 5-like isoform X1 produces the protein MPFLFVYPKSFKFGWLVMGNDITGVLERLASAQTIKVHARTCSELLKLVIMVTKIFPEIEAARPGCSSGIEALCLLKYGIDTAKSLFQNCSESSILYLALTGDAIVSKCKKVRDLLEQSLGEIQNMVPVVLAAKISGIIADLRSAVFCLDPSEEEAGKVLRELLRRYGSTIDSTEDAAISVIQSVSSWLHITSRKALLIEKRSIRKLLDKFGESEQSKRKILLFFLTLLKKYGKFISNEQKHNGLTEHEEPPSPTSPYSISGEGEFHLSFRSSEAQIDMFSSPAPPDEFICPLTSRLMYDPVTIVSGHTYERTWIRKWFDEGNDTCPKTNMKLEHFSFTSNTIIKEQILKWCTTHGVPIREPKIQDALVNPWEASISSVTSLSSSMNDLNLPFDLQNLSLKSSLSSRPSHFKVLSSVKSSHEIDMEFLAKFSSHPWDSQCNAVEDVKRLYETNYASWSMIPLEEFIQLLLKFLKDAHEFRDMEAQMSGCVVLLEFLQKDRNSMLYLDEDSYGILASLLDTKVAKQALSLLEALSFHQHTGLKFAASGALIRVLGILDIPSQELLEPALKILSNLSKNSGLVSSITPSEIIAKLVRLLEDETLARYCIITLKNLCNIEEGRVSIAETSGCISAVAKLLENGNCDVQECAVSIFHSLCTKHALYHERVMNEAVVPSLFYVSRNGNERAKAMSSEILRIPGKGIDSAGENSGSDYNKHSTKQCVVSSSRTPGFFGKYFSRRSAKNKKLISQHPIVEN, from the exons ATGCCCTTCTTGTTTGTTTACC CTAAGTCGTTCAAATTTGGTTGGCTTGTGATGGGAAATGATATTACTGGAGTTTTGGAACGACTGGCATCTGCTCAAACAATAAAG GTGCATGCTCGAACATGTTCAGAATTGCTAAAACTGGTTATCATGGTTAccaaaatatttccagaaataGAGGCAGCACGTCCTGGGTGCTCATCAGGAATAGAGGCGCTTTGCCTGCTAAAATATGGCATTGATACAGCCAAGTCTCTGTTTCAAAACTGCAGCGAGTCAAGTATACTCTACCTG GCGCTCACAGGAGATGCTATAGTATCCAAGTGTAAGAAGGTAAGGGATTTATTGGAGCAGAGTCTTGGTGAAATTCAGAATATGGTTCCTGTTGTGCTGGCTGCAAAG ATTTCTGGAATTATTGCTGATCTAAGGAGTGCAGTGTTTTGCTTGGATCCGTCGGAAGAGGAAGCTGGAAAGGTATTACGGGAATTGCTTCGCAGATATGGTTCCACAATTGATTCCACCGAAGATGCGGCAATTTCTGTTATTCAATCTGTTTCCTCCTGGCTTCATATAACGTCTCGAAAGGCTCTATTAATTGAGAAAAGATCCATCCGAAAGCTTCTTGATAAATTTGGTGAAAGTGAACAGAGCAAGAGGAAGATCTTATTGTTCTTTCTGACTCTTCTGAAAAAGTATGGAAAATTTATTTCCAATGAGCAAAAACACAATGGCCTGACAGAACATGAAGAACCCCCTTCACCTACAAGCCCTTACAGTATATCAGGTGAAGGTGAATTCCATCTGAGTTTTAGGTCCAGTGAAGCTCAAATTGACATGTTTAGTAGCCCTGCGCCACCCGACGAATTCATATGTCCATTGACTTCGAGGTTAATGTATGATCCGGTGACAATTGTTTCTGGGCACACATATGAAAGGACGTGGATCCGAAAATGGTTTGATGAAGGTAATGACACTTGTCCTAAGACAAACATGAAGCTGGAGCATTTCTCATTTACCTCAAATACTATCATAAAAGAGCAAATATTGAAATGGTGTACCACACATGGAGTGCCTATTCGTGAACCCAAAATTCAGGATGCTTTAGTCAATCCGTGGGAAGCTTCTATCAGTTCCGTCACGAGCTTGAGCAGTTCCATGAATGATCTAAATCTTCCTTTCGATTTACAAAATTTGTCACTTAAATCCAGTTTGAGTTCACGTCCCTCACATTTTAAGGTCCTTAGTAGTGTAAAATCCTCGCATGAAATAGACATGGAGTTTTTAGCTAAATTTAGTTCACATCCTTGGGATTCTCAATGCAATGCAGTTGAAGATGTTAAAAGATTATATGAAACAAATTATGCATCTTGGTCAATGATACCACTTGAAGAGTTTATTCAACTACTACTAAAATTTTTGAAGGATGCTCATGAGTTTCGTGACATGGAAGCACAGATGTCTGGATGTGTGGTCTTGTTAGAATTTTTGCAGAAAGACAG AAACAGCATGTTGTACTTAGACGAAGATTCATATGGTATTCTGGCCTCACTTCTTGACACAAAGGTTGCGAAGCAAGCTCTCTCCTTACTAGAAGCTTTATCCTTTCACCAGCACACTGGTTTGAAATTTGCGGCATCTGGTGCTCTTATTAGAGTCTTGGGTATCCTTGACATCCCATCTCAGGAATTACTCGAGCCGGCCTTAAAAATATTGAGTAATTTGTCTAAAAACAGCGGTCTTGTTTCCTCTATCACACCTTCGGAAATCATTGCCAAACTTGTTCGACTTCTTGAAGATGAAACCCTAGCAAGATACTGTATTATCACGTTGAAAAATTTGTGTAACATTGAAGAAGGTCGAGTGTCTATTGCTGAAACTAGTGGTTGCATTTCTGCGGTTGCAAAGCTACTTGAGAATGGGAATTGTGATGTCCAAGAATGCGCTGTATCTATATTTCATTCTCTGTGTACAAAGCATGCCTTGTATCATGAACGGGTCATGAATGAAGCTGTTGTACCTAGTCTTTTCTATGTGTCCAGGAATGGCAACGAGAGAGCAAAGGCAATGTCCAGTGAGATCTTGCGAATTCCTGGAAAAGGAATCGATTCTGCTGGAGAAAACTCTGGATCAGATTATAATAAACATTCCACAAAACAGTGCGTAGTCTCATCCTCAAGAACTCCTGgattctttgggaaatatttttCAAGGCGAAGTGCCAAGAACAAGAAACTGATCAGTCAGCACCCCATTGTGGAGAACTAA
- the LOC142549586 gene encoding U-box domain-containing protein 5-like isoform X2, whose protein sequence is MGNDITGVLERLASAQTIKVHARTCSELLKLVIMVTKIFPEIEAARPGCSSGIEALCLLKYGIDTAKSLFQNCSESSILYLALTGDAIVSKCKKVRDLLEQSLGEIQNMVPVVLAAKISGIIADLRSAVFCLDPSEEEAGKVLRELLRRYGSTIDSTEDAAISVIQSVSSWLHITSRKALLIEKRSIRKLLDKFGESEQSKRKILLFFLTLLKKYGKFISNEQKHNGLTEHEEPPSPTSPYSISGEGEFHLSFRSSEAQIDMFSSPAPPDEFICPLTSRLMYDPVTIVSGHTYERTWIRKWFDEGNDTCPKTNMKLEHFSFTSNTIIKEQILKWCTTHGVPIREPKIQDALVNPWEASISSVTSLSSSMNDLNLPFDLQNLSLKSSLSSRPSHFKVLSSVKSSHEIDMEFLAKFSSHPWDSQCNAVEDVKRLYETNYASWSMIPLEEFIQLLLKFLKDAHEFRDMEAQMSGCVVLLEFLQKDRNSMLYLDEDSYGILASLLDTKVAKQALSLLEALSFHQHTGLKFAASGALIRVLGILDIPSQELLEPALKILSNLSKNSGLVSSITPSEIIAKLVRLLEDETLARYCIITLKNLCNIEEGRVSIAETSGCISAVAKLLENGNCDVQECAVSIFHSLCTKHALYHERVMNEAVVPSLFYVSRNGNERAKAMSSEILRIPGKGIDSAGENSGSDYNKHSTKQCVVSSSRTPGFFGKYFSRRSAKNKKLISQHPIVEN, encoded by the exons ATGGGAAATGATATTACTGGAGTTTTGGAACGACTGGCATCTGCTCAAACAATAAAG GTGCATGCTCGAACATGTTCAGAATTGCTAAAACTGGTTATCATGGTTAccaaaatatttccagaaataGAGGCAGCACGTCCTGGGTGCTCATCAGGAATAGAGGCGCTTTGCCTGCTAAAATATGGCATTGATACAGCCAAGTCTCTGTTTCAAAACTGCAGCGAGTCAAGTATACTCTACCTG GCGCTCACAGGAGATGCTATAGTATCCAAGTGTAAGAAGGTAAGGGATTTATTGGAGCAGAGTCTTGGTGAAATTCAGAATATGGTTCCTGTTGTGCTGGCTGCAAAG ATTTCTGGAATTATTGCTGATCTAAGGAGTGCAGTGTTTTGCTTGGATCCGTCGGAAGAGGAAGCTGGAAAGGTATTACGGGAATTGCTTCGCAGATATGGTTCCACAATTGATTCCACCGAAGATGCGGCAATTTCTGTTATTCAATCTGTTTCCTCCTGGCTTCATATAACGTCTCGAAAGGCTCTATTAATTGAGAAAAGATCCATCCGAAAGCTTCTTGATAAATTTGGTGAAAGTGAACAGAGCAAGAGGAAGATCTTATTGTTCTTTCTGACTCTTCTGAAAAAGTATGGAAAATTTATTTCCAATGAGCAAAAACACAATGGCCTGACAGAACATGAAGAACCCCCTTCACCTACAAGCCCTTACAGTATATCAGGTGAAGGTGAATTCCATCTGAGTTTTAGGTCCAGTGAAGCTCAAATTGACATGTTTAGTAGCCCTGCGCCACCCGACGAATTCATATGTCCATTGACTTCGAGGTTAATGTATGATCCGGTGACAATTGTTTCTGGGCACACATATGAAAGGACGTGGATCCGAAAATGGTTTGATGAAGGTAATGACACTTGTCCTAAGACAAACATGAAGCTGGAGCATTTCTCATTTACCTCAAATACTATCATAAAAGAGCAAATATTGAAATGGTGTACCACACATGGAGTGCCTATTCGTGAACCCAAAATTCAGGATGCTTTAGTCAATCCGTGGGAAGCTTCTATCAGTTCCGTCACGAGCTTGAGCAGTTCCATGAATGATCTAAATCTTCCTTTCGATTTACAAAATTTGTCACTTAAATCCAGTTTGAGTTCACGTCCCTCACATTTTAAGGTCCTTAGTAGTGTAAAATCCTCGCATGAAATAGACATGGAGTTTTTAGCTAAATTTAGTTCACATCCTTGGGATTCTCAATGCAATGCAGTTGAAGATGTTAAAAGATTATATGAAACAAATTATGCATCTTGGTCAATGATACCACTTGAAGAGTTTATTCAACTACTACTAAAATTTTTGAAGGATGCTCATGAGTTTCGTGACATGGAAGCACAGATGTCTGGATGTGTGGTCTTGTTAGAATTTTTGCAGAAAGACAG AAACAGCATGTTGTACTTAGACGAAGATTCATATGGTATTCTGGCCTCACTTCTTGACACAAAGGTTGCGAAGCAAGCTCTCTCCTTACTAGAAGCTTTATCCTTTCACCAGCACACTGGTTTGAAATTTGCGGCATCTGGTGCTCTTATTAGAGTCTTGGGTATCCTTGACATCCCATCTCAGGAATTACTCGAGCCGGCCTTAAAAATATTGAGTAATTTGTCTAAAAACAGCGGTCTTGTTTCCTCTATCACACCTTCGGAAATCATTGCCAAACTTGTTCGACTTCTTGAAGATGAAACCCTAGCAAGATACTGTATTATCACGTTGAAAAATTTGTGTAACATTGAAGAAGGTCGAGTGTCTATTGCTGAAACTAGTGGTTGCATTTCTGCGGTTGCAAAGCTACTTGAGAATGGGAATTGTGATGTCCAAGAATGCGCTGTATCTATATTTCATTCTCTGTGTACAAAGCATGCCTTGTATCATGAACGGGTCATGAATGAAGCTGTTGTACCTAGTCTTTTCTATGTGTCCAGGAATGGCAACGAGAGAGCAAAGGCAATGTCCAGTGAGATCTTGCGAATTCCTGGAAAAGGAATCGATTCTGCTGGAGAAAACTCTGGATCAGATTATAATAAACATTCCACAAAACAGTGCGTAGTCTCATCCTCAAGAACTCCTGgattctttgggaaatatttttCAAGGCGAAGTGCCAAGAACAAGAAACTGATCAGTCAGCACCCCATTGTGGAGAACTAA